The genomic stretch GTCCAGCAGCGCGTGGGAGATGATAGAGAGCTTAGGAGACGGCGCTCTGTTTCTAGGGATGAACACCTCCGTCTCCGTCTCGGCTGCCGACCTTCGATGGTGCAAGGGGGACTGCATTTACTTTACCGACGGCGACGAGTTGAGCCGCTGGTACGCCATCTCACTGGGAGGCCGGCTCCTGGGAGGCCGCGGAGCCGGCCGCGACACAGGCTACTGCACCTTGAAAGACTGGGAGGTTCATTATCTCGACCAAGTTGCGTCCTACTCTCCCTCTTCCCCTCCTATTTGGGTTTTGCCATCTGCTGGTGAAGGTTAATTTGAAGCCTCAACAATGATTCTAAATTATTAATGCTCTTTACATAGGACCACCATTTTGCGACTAGCTAGCTAGGGTAGGGAgtgtttttaaaagttaaattaggTATTTCAATTTCAGTTCATAGTTCATACTTCATACCGCTGAGGTCTAATCTGTGGGATTAATAAATTCTCTATTATAAATCGGGGCTTGTCTTAATTTATGTTAGtaaattcacgaattattcacCAATTTTTAAAAGACGAATTAAACGGTCGAAttcgtattttttcaaaaaatttgaaaaaaaaaacgcgTTTGTTTGGTAAAAAtacttattcgcgaataattcgcgatgCCGTCGAATTTCGTCAAAAATTCGGCTCGCCGCTTGCGCCCGCGTTCGCGCTCGCACCCCGCCCGTGCTCGCAGGCCTTGCGGCTCGCccaaaacggaaaaaaaaaaagaaaaaaaaaaaccctttccaaccaaaatagaaaaaagaaaaaacatttcggaccaaaaaaaaaaaaaatcactcgatcaaaaaaattatttgcttatttatttatttattttaaggcataatatagttttttttttttttacttaattagcttaattttgtagctctttattcttatattattaaaaaatataaatagttatactaatagcataaattttgaacgaaaacaaatttaatttaatagtcgaattttgatcccgaatttttaattggtgaacatataatatccgtataaatcacgtatctgaataattgacgaatctgttttttagccatatttttcaacgaatttaataattataagaCGAATTTTAGCCGAATTATAGCAGTATCGAATTTTTACAGAAACGCTGATATGGGCCAAGGCTTTTCActtgaatctatattttatttcttcctGCCCCCAATCGACtctgattgtttttttttttgatttaaatctaactCTAATCGATTCCCcgtttttaagaaaaaaaaagaaaaaaagagttacTGGCCTGTGTCGCTGTAAAGCAgcaaaattatactttttgttcttatttataAGCTTTGCCGGCACACTCGGGACGCACGGACCAAACAAAATGCGTAAGAAAAAAATCgttcatttatttaatattttattcttgtaTATTTATCTACAAGAATAAAGTAGCTGACTTTTGGCTctagaaaaaatattacaatacgagaattttatttttacagaattCAAAATAGAATAGTTGAGGGCAAAACACTACTAGGATAGTGAACTGACTCTGATATCAAATACAACGACCTGGCTAGTcggcaataataactcgttgggcccaaaccacctgCCCAATATACTTAAGCCGAATTATTATGTATAGCCTAATCAAACTTAAATAGCCTTACATTTAGTCATAATTATCCGATATGAGATTATTAGAGTGTCATACATTTTTATTAGGTTGCCTACAATTGGAAGGTATATTAGcaaatctttttatattttgtttatataaaaaaatagtgcaattatTATTAAAAGCGAGAAATTCTTATATTTCACTTTAAAGGAAGGGTGAGTAGTCAAGTGATGCAGCCAATTTAGCGTTAAAGCTTTCGAAAAACCTCAGCTCAACTAGACTGAGCTAAAATCCGTTGAATTCGTAATTTTGCAATCGAcataaaaaatatgtttaaatGACCATAACTTTTCACTCAGCTGTCCGATTTCAACATACAACCTCAATTCGAAAATTGCTTTTAGAGATCTATGTATCACGTGGCAAAACAAAACTATTATGGCTGTATTTGGAACCCAacaatttattctcaaatataaatcttAACTTTTTACCACTGAATTTCATccaacgattgaaaataaaaatatctgttagacctgatctacactattagaagtatttggaaactgaatttcataatttttcgacatcatttggctagtgatcaaaagatctcaaaattgacaattttaatggtagatttaatgtgtttgtaaatttaagGGTGTAAagcaatccaaatctgatgaaatttttatagaaaattatttttactatttagagtaagatcagtacctctgatcttaaattcaagtcttttatcatcattttttatgaaatttttattttcagccgtttatttttaaactacttatt from Ananas comosus cultivar F153 unplaced genomic scaffold, ASM154086v1, whole genome shotgun sequence encodes the following:
- the LOC109705356 gene encoding F-box protein At2g17690-like is translated as MRCSVPPVGSAEEPSAEVIAFGFPYDDLIWGDSTYLVEHQGSLLQVLRKRRASKKTRPDKPLPQHLTFGFHVFRLDPSSSAWEMIESLGDGALFLGMNTSVSVSAADLRWCKGDCIYFTDGDELSRWYAISLGGRLLGGRGAGRDTGYCTLKDWEVHYLDQVASYSPSSPPIWVLPSAGEG